The region GTGACCAGGCCGACATCGCTGCGGCCTGGCAGAAGATCCGCGGACGGGTACGCGACTGGACCGACCTCGAGCCGGAGCTGATCGGTCGTGTCGAGGAGTTGATCGACTTCGTCACCGCACCCGTGTAAGCAGGGAGCGTGTCCGACAGCCTGTTCGACGTGCCCGGCGAGTCCTCAGCACCTGCCACCGGCCCGGCGGGGTCGGCGCCGCTGGCGGTCCGGATGCGCCCGGCTTCGCTGGATCAGGTTGTCGGCCAACAGCACCTGCTGAAGCCCAACTCGCCGCTGCGCCGGCTGGTCGAGGGCTCCGGCGCGGCCTCGGTGATCCTCTACGGCCCGCCGGGTACGGGCAAGACCACGCTCGCCTCGCTGATCTCGCAGGCCACCGGACGAAGGTTCGAGGCCCTCTCGGCGCTGTCGGCCGGCGTGAAAGAGGTGCGCGCGGTGATCGATACGGCGCGGCAGGCGTCGATGCGCGGCGAGCAGACGGTGCTGTTCATCGACGAGGTGCACCGCTTCTCCAAGACACAGCAGGACGCGCTTCTGGCCGCGGTGGAGAACCGCGTGGTGCTGCTGGTGGCTGCGACGACGGAGAACCCGTCGTTCTCGGTGGTGGCGCCGTTGCTGAGCCGGTCGCTGATCCTGCAGCTGCAACCCTTGACCGCCGCCGACATCGCGACGGTGCTCCGGCGGGCCATCGACGACGAGCGCGGACTCGGCGGCACGGTGAGCGTCACCGACGACGCCGTCGATCTGTTGGTGCAGTTGTCGGCGGGAGACGCGCGGCGGGCGCTGACCGCGCTGGAGGTCGCGGCCGAGACGGGAGAGCAGGTCACCGTCGAGGTGATCGAACAGTCACTGGACAAGGCGGCGGTGCGTTACGACCGCGACGGTGACCAGCATTACGACGTCGTCAGTGCGTTCATCAAGTCGGTGCGCGGGTCCGACGTCGACGCGGCGCTGCACTATCTGGCGCGCATGCTGGTCGCGGGGGAGGACCCGCGCTTCGTCGCCCGGCGGCTGATGATCCTCGCCAGCGAGGACATCGGCATGGCCGACCCGACGGCGCTGCCGACCGCGGTCGCGGCCGCCCAGACCGTGGCGCTGATCGGAATGCCCGAGGCCCAGCTGACGCTGGCGCACGCCACGGTCCACCTGGCCACCGCGCCGAAGTCCAACGCCGTCACCACGGCGCTGAGCGCCGCGATGGCCGACATCCGGGCCGGTAAGGCGGGCCTGGTCCCGGCGCATCTGCGTGACGGGCATTATTCGGGTGCGCAAAAGCTGGGCCACGCGATCGGTTACCGGTACTCCCACGACGACCCGGATGGTGTTGTGGCGCAACAATA is a window of Mycolicibacterium chubuense NBB4 DNA encoding:
- a CDS encoding replication-associated recombination protein A; protein product: MSDSLFDVPGESSAPATGPAGSAPLAVRMRPASLDQVVGQQHLLKPNSPLRRLVEGSGAASVILYGPPGTGKTTLASLISQATGRRFEALSALSAGVKEVRAVIDTARQASMRGEQTVLFIDEVHRFSKTQQDALLAAVENRVVLLVAATTENPSFSVVAPLLSRSLILQLQPLTAADIATVLRRAIDDERGLGGTVSVTDDAVDLLVQLSAGDARRALTALEVAAETGEQVTVEVIEQSLDKAAVRYDRDGDQHYDVVSAFIKSVRGSDVDAALHYLARMLVAGEDPRFVARRLMILASEDIGMADPTALPTAVAAAQTVALIGMPEAQLTLAHATVHLATAPKSNAVTTALSAAMADIRAGKAGLVPAHLRDGHYSGAQKLGHAIGYRYSHDDPDGVVAQQYPPDDLVGVDYYRPTTHGAEREISTRVDKLRAIIRRKR